Genomic window (Chryseobacterium bernardetii):
CGGATATATCCAATGGTTGTTCACATCTACCAAAGACAAAGACAGGAGTCAAATGAATATCTTTCACCCAATAATGAGTTTCCTGTAGGATTCCAGATAAGGACTTTAATTGAAAGGGGTTACTTTGTCTTCCTACCAGATATTTTATACAATGACTCAGGTACCGGGTTATCGGCGCTAGAATGCGTAGAACGAGGTTTAGACCGCGTGCTGAAGAACCCCAATATTAACGCGACAAAAATTGGGCTCGGGGGCCATTCACATGGTGGATATGAGACAAATTTTATCGCCACCCATTCAAACCGATTTGCCACTTACGTTTCCGGAGCTGGTAACAGTGATATTATTCGCTCTTACTATTCCTATAATTACAACTTTATCAGTCCCTTTTATTGGCAGTTTGAAAATGAACAATATGAACTGGGTAAATCCGTTGCAGAAGACAAGTCTTTATATCTGAAAAACAGTCCGATTTTAAATGTAGAAAAAATGAATGCCCCAATACTTCTTTGGGCAGGCAAAAAAGATGAAAATATTCAATGGGACCAGGTAATGGAATTTTTCATAGGCTTAAAACGCTATAAAAAAGATGTTATAGCTTTATTTTATCCAAACCAAAGCCATGCTTTTATCAACGGTACATCAGCTGAACAAGATCTTAGTACACGGATAATACAATGGTGGGATTACCATCTGAAAAATGAAAAAAATATAGACTGGATCAATCAATTGAAAAAGGATGCCGATTAGGCATCCTTTCTTTTCGTTACGGCTGACTTCTGTGCATTTCAGTTGAACAGGTTGTTTCGTTCAATTTGAATTGGTACAACTGCACGGAACTTGATCCATCTAAAGTACATAGAAAAGAGCCTGCATTATCACAGTCTTGTTCTACTTGTACACATTGATTTCCTTCAATACGGAAAGTAGGAATAATTTTAGATGATTTGCTTACCTGATTGCCAGCAAAAGCTGCCCCTATACCTACTGCTACAGTAAGAACAGGAATAAGTAATTTTTTCATGCTATCATAATTTAATCGGTTATCGCCTAATCTATTACAGGGTTTTCGGCTAATTCCCTATCAATCCTATCCATCGACGGCTCCCAGAACTGTCGATTTCGAAATAATTCTATTTAAAAACCTCCCCCCTAATTTTATAACGTCGTAACTCATTGCCGACAATTACATACAGATAACTCCCACTTACTAACCAGGAAGACAGCGCTTCACCTTTTTTATGGTTAATATAAAAACTACCTATATATTGCTGTTGCGCGGTATTATAGACGTCAATTATAGACGAGGTTCGCCAAGACTCGGAGGTCTCATATTGCCCCTTCAAATTAGATTCATTAAATAAGAATTTACCAGCAATAACAGATCTTTTATTTACAGTAAATGGAGGTGCTCCCATTTTTTTGCTCCCGTCCGACAATTTTGTAATTGTTATTTTGGCATGTGTGGTTGTATCGATTGTCTGAAAACGATTATCAATTTTCATCGTACTATCCATCACAATAAACTGATTTCGATAAACGTATGTATATACCAATTTCGTCGCATCGCTGTTGGAAATTAGTGAGCCATCAACAGAAAATACACCATCAATCTGTCCTTGAAGTATATTTGATTTTAATTTTACCTTCGAATTCCTACTTAGATCCAGCAAAGCTAATGTATAACTCCGGTCTGATCCTCTCTGTGTTCTGATGGCAAACCTCGTGGAATCGAGAATGACCATTTGATTAAAAAATGCATCCTTATAACTTAATGTCCGTGCGATAGAATCACCAAGATGTCCTCTATATATTATAGGAACTGTACCGTCAAACACATAAAAATATGGTTTTCGGACTTGAAGCTTTACATTCCGGAAATTATAATCTTTTTTATCAATTATTGTATGCATTTGGGAAAACACGGTTAATGATGTGTCAATTGTCGTAACAATCAACGGTGCACTGATATTTCCAAGATATAAAATACCCTCTTCAATTCCTGCCAGATAGAAAGAGTTCACTTTTAAGTCTTTTGTTTTTTCAATGAGTACAGGGTGCGGCAAAAACCTTCTGGTGAAATTATTATCACTTTTAATAATATGTTCTGAACTTCGGAAAAGTGCAAAAACGAATAGACAGCTGATAACAATAATTAGTCCTCCAACTCCAAGTTCTTTAAGTCCAGACCTTCCCATTTTTTTCACCAAAACAATTAGCGCAATAAATGATAACACTAAAAAGAAAATATTAAAGATCAAATGTTCAGTCCATCCTAATTTTTCTAGAATACCTCCACATGAGCATGGAACGAAATCGCTATATTTTAAGATAAGATATATATACAGTGTGAATGCTGACATAAGGCCAATTGATGCATATAGTCCTACCTTATTGCTATTTGGAATCAATAATATGATTGCCACCAAAAACTCAATGACCAAAATTCCGTAAGAAATAACTCCAGCATAGGCACTCAATAGTGGAGATTGGGCTAATTGAACCTGAAATGCTTCAAAGTCAAATAATTTACTGGCAGCTGCATAAATGAACAGTAAGGCAAGTAAAATACTGACAATCTTTACTAAGTGTTTCCAAATAAAATTAATAACCCTCATAACCATTGGCATTGATTATTACAAATTTCGCCAATACAGGAAAATATAATACGGACAATATTGAGGATAATATTTCCATTTTGAGGAAAAACATGCCAAATATTTATTTACGAACCTTCAGTTTTGCCAATCGCGGAATATCACCAAGACGAATTCCATTCCTTACAAAAACCTTGTGCATGTTCTCGTAATCAGAGAAATTATTTTTGAATGCTATTTCCTTCAAGCTAAGCGAAGTAAACGCAATATCACTAATAGCTTCCAACATCTTAATTTTTAACCAAAACCGATAGAAGGAATCACCAAGACAGGACTTGGAATCGCGCTGAAAATGCTCATAAATATAACCTTTGGATTCAATATAATTTTGAAGAGTCTGTTTAAATCCTAGATTATACGACTTTAGTAGATCCTTTATATATAAAACATCGGATGGTACATCTTGTAGTACATGTTTTGGAACGGATAGGTCAACAAAATGCACATAACCATTCCTTATGTCTTCCAAATATGCTATTCCAACGACAAGGTGCATGCTGTCCCCTTCTGTATATCGGAGATGAACTGGAAACACATCTTTAAAAGCCTGGGCTTTCCAATTCAACTTAGCAATAACATCAAGCACGATGGGGTCGTAATCATTTAAATCTGTAAAATCAAAACTACACACATGTTCCTTCTTGAATGCTTCATTCGGAATAATATCAAGCTTTTTTAAAATTGCATAAAAGCTATCCACAATACTTTGCAAACGCATAGATAATTCCAGTTGGTCGGAGAACAAAACGGCCGGCTTCACAAAGTTTAAATTGCAAAATTTAGAGATATTTCGCCCCGCCAAATCATCCAATAATGAAATGGTGTAAAAATTCATTGTAACCTATAGTTAGTTTTCAAAGTAAGACCGATCTCAGAACTGGCATTGTAATAAGTTTTCGTATAGTGTAATTTACGGCCTATAGTTTTTTAAATATAATATTTTTAATCTAATAAAGAAATAACATACAATAAATTACCAATTAAATGCATTACAACACATTACCGATCCTTTAATTGTAACAAAAAAGGACGGCTTTAAAGCCGTCCAATCGAGCATGGGCTCATTCTGGTAGTGTAGGATTTTCGTTTTATAAAAGTAACAAACAATTCCAGATTTAGAAATTATCTAACTGGGCCAATAATAATGGGGCCTAGCTTCTTATTGTTAAACTGGAATGATAGCTGCTTTTCATTACCAAAACTATCACTGATCCATACGTCAAAATTCTGTGCTACAAATGACTCAGAGGTATAATAAAGTCTGAATTCCTTTTGCATTAACGGGTATAGATCATTTGGCAGATAAGGTTTATGATCAAAATACCTCAATGTTCCTTGTCCGTCGTTCTGAAAATAACGTATATGATACTTATTTTCAGCGTACTCACCACTGGAGATAATCGATATTCTCATTTCCACTGTTTCACCAAGTGCTATATCTTTTGGTACAGGCATTACCTTTACATCAAAAGGAAAATTCTCCTGGATATCCAAAGTATCTTTTGTACAGCCTGACAAGAAGATAATTCCAACAATCGCCATCAACCCCAGTACAAGCGTACCAAATGACATTTGACTAATATGCATTATATTTTTCATAACATTATTTTTTCAAAAGTTAATGCGTAATCCAATCCCTGAAGAGGGTCTGAATTGATCCAAATCTGTTCCCCAAAGCACTCTAATTCGTCCCTGTAAAAGCAAAACGATATTATCCGACAAATAAGTTTCAAGAGATAATCTACCTGCTGTACCGAAGATAAAACCACCATCATTCAATAACAGCGCGCCGTCTGAAAGGATTCTATCGCCACGATTCAAAACTTCATATCCGGCAACACCGGTCAATCCCGCATTAAATGTGATAAACTTTCTCGCATCCGAAAGCAACTGTGTACTATATCCAATCTCACCCAAATAATTTTCCAACGGGAGCGTCCACTGCTTATAATCTGTAGTACGACGCTGAAATTCTGCACTCCAAATCCAGTAGTTCCCGCGCCTGCCGAAGCTATTTAGGGTTAAATTGACGTAGTAATTAGAACTTACATCTTTACTTGCCAGCATTCCGACACTTACCTCTAGCGCTTTTTGTTTATAGACCATGCGTTGGGAATATCCATGAATACTTATAAGCATAAGTATCAAAACAATGATATACTTTTTCATAAGATATTTTTTTACTGACTAATTTTGATTTTCATATCCGACACAGATTTCGCATTCACCAGATCGGAATTTTCTATTTCTAACACCTGATTTCGACCTCCATTCTTCTCATACAATGCGATCTTTAGAACCTGATCGTCACTAATGGTAAATTGATCGAGAAGCACGACATTTGCTGCCGATGATTCATCTGAAACGATCTCCATCATCGGATATTCACGTAATGGTGCAAGCTGTTTTTCCTGCGATACTGTCCTTTTACCAACCTGTTTATCCACAATCTTGAAAGTGCAATAATCAATTAAGTAAGGAACGTTCGATTTATTCTTGACCTCCGTATGAAAGTAAAATTTACCATTGTGCACAAATATGCCCTTCAGGATAAATTGCACACCATACGATTTAGATCCTATGTGTCTGATGTACCGTTTGTCTTGCTGATAAATGGTCTTCATCACCGTTTCCGTTAATGATGGTGGGTTAAAACCAAGTTCCTCAAACTGGACATTTTTTTGCTCGACACGTTCCCCCTCTTGTTGCATTTTATGCAGGTCATAATTTAATGTTTGCGGATAACCATTGTATGTCACATTAAAATTATAGAATTGCCCATCCTTTGTAATTACACTAAAATTAGTTTCTTCACTAAAATCCTTTACCGCAGCTTTAACACGCAGCACGTTCTGAGCATCTTCCGCGATTCCAGCAGTAAGCAACTCTGAACCCAGATCTGCATATCTTATCGCAACAGGAAAGATTAAATGAGTAGTCTTGTTGTATGTTACCTCAAGCCTATAGGCTTCGACCCTTCCCTTTTCAAGATCGGATTGTTGTCCAAAAGTTTTTATAAATAGTCCCACCAAAAGGACTATTAAAACTGTATTCCTTATGATATTCATCTTTTTGATTTTTGTTAATTATTCTTTTTCGTAACCAGCAAGACTTGCTGACCGGCTTTAAGGGTCACCTTGACAGTCCTTATTTTTTTTGAAAAATATCCCGAAACTCCCTGCACAAGACCGCGTGTCAGGTCGCCAACAACCTGCTGTCCTGCTGAACGCGACATGGAAATATTCATACCGGAACTTTGGCTCATATTAGCAGCTATCTCACCAGCGGCATTGATTTCATCAGACCTTGGAACGGATAACCCTAATTGACCATTCACATCATAAGCAAGTATCTCAACAGGCAGGATATTGCCCTTGACCTCAACTGATGAAACTTTTAACTGTAACCTATTCCCCTGAAATTTTGTACCAGCCTCCATTTCTGTCCCTTTGGGAACGCTGTAGCCCGCAATCGTTGCATCTTCCAGTAATCTCAGCTTTACAGAGCCATCCGCCGTAACAGTTTTAGTTTCCATAATTATAGCACGTATACTATTCCTTGCAATCCCCATTTTTTCTCTTGCCCCTACCGTTAAAAAGGAATGATTCCTTTCACCGTCCAGACTTGCTAGGAAAGTGCTGTCATCTTGTTCGCGATACAAAGCGCTGACGATACTTTTTCGTAGTACCTTTAGACTTTCCGTTTTTTCGGTTTTGCTTGGACTTTTATGATAATTATAATTTGCTGAATCTTTAAAAGATGCTGCTGCTGTCATATCAGTTCCTTGGGTTCCACTGGGAAGATATTTTGATGCCATTTGATACGACTTTTCCATTAAAGTTAGCTGGTCATTCAAGGTAGGAGCAGCCGGAACATCCTTTGCAGAAAGCTTCTCTTGCAATTGATCAACTTTCCTGCGCAATTCCAATTTCTCCCTGTCATCATCTTGATAAAAGGAACTCAGTGTACTTTGTGCATTTCTGTAGCTCGTTAACGAATTATTTTGGTAACCTGGGTTTCCAATATTTCCTGATGTATTTCCAACACTTGCGGTAGACCCAGGAAATTCTCCGGCTGTAGTGCTATCGCCGTTGTTATTCCAATAATCAGCCAGTGATTGCAATGAACTTCTTTTTTCAGCTTCCTTTTCATCCAACATCTCTTTCTCGTATGCCTTTTGTTTATCCGCCTGCAAACCTTTGTCCGTAGCTTCGGGAACAACATTTTTTAATCCCTTTTCATCTATCGCGCTACCAGAACTTTTTGGCTTAAATATCAAATACAGGCACGCAATAAAAACAATTCCCATGAGTCCAAAAATCAACGGTTTTTTGAACTTGTCAACTTTTGATTTACTATCGGTTAAATTGGAACTATTACTGCCAGTTTCATCATCGACGATTATACTTATTCGTTTATTCTCTCTCTCTTCCATTTCTATATTTTTTATAGTTAATTAGGATAGAATCCTTCCTCGCAGATGAACCATCATTAATGGAGGGAGATTCTATATGACTTATTTCCATTTGTCGATCCTCTTTGCCCAGATCATAGCATACCTTGACAAGCACACCAATGCCCATTGTGAGGTAAAAAGCAAAAAGAATAAGGACATACCTGCATTGGGTCTTTAGCGGTAGTGCTTGCCACCTATTATCGAGTTTTTCTAACTCGCTTTCGATTGTATTTCTAAAATTTTTCATGTTATTTTTTTTAGCTATAATGAACCTTCGTTGTGCAGATTTTTCATTCGTCTACTACTTGTTTCTACCGCTCGATAACCTCTTCGTCCTTATTTGCTAATACACCGAATTTCAAAATCTGAAATCCCTGTGGGTTATTATCTGATTTCACACTGTTCAAGAGTGTACAGGAAGTAACCAAGCTTCGCCTGGTCAGATTACTGGATCTTATAATGAACTGCTTGGCATAGGTAGTCACAGCATAGGGGTAAGAATTAAAATTGCATACAACGCTATCAACCTCAATACGTTGCTGCACATTACCAGAGATAATCCGATTATAGTATCCCTTCTCTGCAAGATCATGGTAGTAGTCGTAGGCACTTTTGTCCGCCAGATCAAATGCGCGTTTCATATTACTTTCAATGGCAGCTTTGTCGGGAGCAAGCGTAAAAAACAGCTCGTGAAATCTACGCACATGTTCTCTGGCCATAACCGGCCTATTAATGGCAGCGTCCTGTGATAAAGCCAGCATTAGGGATTTACCTTGATCCAAAACATAAATCTTTTCCCGCTGCACATTTGCAAAAGAATAGGATTTCCAGACTGAAAATCCAGTCACTCCAAAGCAAAGCAATGCAAAAACAATAGCGTATAGCCGGATCTGTCTAAAGCTATTCTCTATATTTCTTAAAGTTTTAAACTCCATAACTATTTCGTTTTTTGCCCACCTTGATTATTACCCATAAGTTGACCTCCAACTTCGCCGATGGCAGCTCCAGCACCAGCAGCAGCGACATTTCCGCTACGCATAGCCATTTGACTAACATTTCTGGTAAAGTTCCCAGCGCCTCCAGCCTGGATAATCCAGCCCGTCACTGTAGGTATGGTGAAGTAACCAACAATTCCAATGATCATGAATATCACATATACGGTGTTACTGGTGTCGGGAATAAATGTTGGATCGTTGAGCATTTCAATATCCCGCTCTAATATCAAAGACTGGATTTTCGCAAGCATTGCACTGAACATATCCGCCACAGGAAGCCATAGGTAAACACTTATATACCGTGTCAGCCACTGGCTTAATGTACTCTGAAAACCATCCCATACGCTGATCGCAAATGCTATGGGGCCTAATATAGAAAGCACGATCAGAAAAAATGTTCGAATTGTATCGACGACCAAAGCAGCAGCCTGAAAGAGGATTTCCAGCAGTTCCCGAAGCCACTTTTTTGTTGCCTGCTCCATATTATAAGCCGTGCGATCCATATACATTCCTGCCATAGTAACCAGATCATTTGGCGCCCAGCCCAACTCTTCCAGTTTTTTGTCGAATTCCTCGTTATTGACCAGATAGGCTGTTTCTGGATTTCTCAGTGTTGCTTCCTTTTCCAATAGGTCCTTCTGCTCCTGTAGCTTATTTAGGTCAAGCACCTGATTGTCCAGCATACTATGTGTTCCTTGCACAACCGGACTTAAAACCGCATTAATGGTTCCCAATACGATGGTTGGAAAGAACATGATGCACATTCCAATCGCAAACGGTCGAAGTAAAGGGAAAACATCGATAGGTTCCGCTCTGCTCAATGCCTGCCACACTTTTAGTGCGACATAGAACAATGCACCCAATCCGGCAACACCTTTGGCAACAGTTGCCATTGTAGCAGACATCGGAAGCATCTCATCGTAGAGCCCCCGAAGGAGCTCATGTAGATTATTAAATTCCATAATTTTTCTTTTGATTTACCAATACTTTTGCCCATCTGTTCCATATAATTCCATTACCCTTTTGGTATTGTTTTGCTTCTTTGCGCGAAGAATACTGACAGAAATGTTTTTACTCGTATAGTATCGAACAAGGCTGTGGTATTCTTTGACCTCCTTATATACGCGGTCGATAATTTCCATTCGTTCCTTATCATTTAATGAAAGACTGCTTGAAGTGACGATCTGCTTGAGATCCTTAAGCAGCTCAGTACTCTCATTTAATAGTGCAGAATAGCCGTTACCGATAGCCATAAGTTCATTCGGAGAAAAATTATTGTCATTCAACATTTTCCCAAAATTGTTTACATACATTGAACTGACATCTCCGACCAGCAATACCGTCTGCTGCACCTTCCTGGCATCTTTGACTAAATTGTTTACGGCCTTTAGCTTATCATAGTATTCCTTCCCCTGCTCGTAAACTTTCTTGACTTCGTTAAAATTTTTCACAACATTTGATACCGTGCTGGAGGTCTGTACAATTTCATTGGCAGAATTTAAAATTCCCGAAGCCAGATTTGTCGGGTCGGTTACAACCCACTGTGCTTGTACTTTTTGGGTAATGGCTACTGTTAACACCATTACTACGGTGATAATAAAATTTTTCATTTTCTAAATTTTTAGGATTGTTATTAAATAGTTAATTGTCTTCTCTCGACAGTCCCTTGATCCTTCGTAGGGATATTTTCTTGATCGCTCCCTCAACATCGCCACCCATTTCCTGCGCAAGATTCATCACTTCTAATTTTTCAGATTCTTCCGTTGTATACGCCAAATACTCGTGGTGGCTCACTTCTGTGGCATA
Coding sequences:
- a CDS encoding DUF6520 family protein; protein product: MKKLLIPVLTVAVGIGAAFAGNQVSKSSKIIPTFRIEGNQCVQVEQDCDNAGSFLCTLDGSSSVQLYQFKLNETTCSTEMHRSQP
- a CDS encoding DoxX family protein, producing the protein MPMVMRVINFIWKHLVKIVSILLALLFIYAAASKLFDFEAFQVQLAQSPLLSAYAGVISYGILVIEFLVAIILLIPNSNKVGLYASIGLMSAFTLYIYLILKYSDFVPCSCGGILEKLGWTEHLIFNIFFLVLSFIALIVLVKKMGRSGLKELGVGGLIIVISCLFVFALFRSSEHIIKSDNNFTRRFLPHPVLIEKTKDLKVNSFYLAGIEEGILYLGNISAPLIVTTIDTSLTVFSQMHTIIDKKDYNFRNVKLQVRKPYFYVFDGTVPIIYRGHLGDSIARTLSYKDAFFNQMVILDSTRFAIRTQRGSDRSYTLALLDLSRNSKVKLKSNILQGQIDGVFSVDGSLISNSDATKLVYTYVYRNQFIVMDSTMKIDNRFQTIDTTTHAKITITKLSDGSKKMGAPPFTVNKRSVIAGKFLFNESNLKGQYETSESWRTSSIIDVYNTAQQQYIGSFYINHKKGEALSSWLVSGSYLYVIVGNELRRYKIRGEVFK
- a CDS encoding helix-turn-helix domain-containing protein, producing MNFYTISLLDDLAGRNISKFCNLNFVKPAVLFSDQLELSMRLQSIVDSFYAILKKLDIIPNEAFKKEHVCSFDFTDLNDYDPIVLDVIAKLNWKAQAFKDVFPVHLRYTEGDSMHLVVGIAYLEDIRNGYVHFVDLSVPKHVLQDVPSDVLYIKDLLKSYNLGFKQTLQNYIESKGYIYEHFQRDSKSCLGDSFYRFWLKIKMLEAISDIAFTSLSLKEIAFKNNFSDYENMHKVFVRNGIRLGDIPRLAKLKVRK
- a CDS encoding DUF3872 domain-containing protein: MSFGTLVLGLMAIVGIIFLSGCTKDTLDIQENFPFDVKVMPVPKDIALGETVEMRISIISSGEYAENKYHIRYFQNDGQGTLRYFDHKPYLPNDLYPLMQKEFRLYYTSESFVAQNFDVWISDSFGNEKQLSFQFNNKKLGPIIIGPVR
- a CDS encoding conjugal transfer protein TraO produces the protein MKKYIIVLILMLISIHGYSQRMVYKQKALEVSVGMLASKDVSSNYYVNLTLNSFGRRGNYWIWSAEFQRRTTDYKQWTLPLENYLGEIGYSTQLLSDARKFITFNAGLTGVAGYEVLNRGDRILSDGALLLNDGGFIFGTAGRLSLETYLSDNIVLLLQGRIRVLWGTDLDQFRPSSGIGLRINF
- the traN gene encoding conjugative transposon protein TraN, coding for MNIIRNTVLIVLLVGLFIKTFGQQSDLEKGRVEAYRLEVTYNKTTHLIFPVAIRYADLGSELLTAGIAEDAQNVLRVKAAVKDFSEETNFSVITKDGQFYNFNVTYNGYPQTLNYDLHKMQQEGERVEQKNVQFEELGFNPPSLTETVMKTIYQQDKRYIRHIGSKSYGVQFILKGIFVHNGKFYFHTEVKNKSNVPYLIDYCTFKIVDKQVGKRTVSQEKQLAPLREYPMMEIVSDESSAANVVLLDQFTISDDQVLKIALYEKNGGRNQVLEIENSDLVNAKSVSDMKIKISQ
- the traM gene encoding conjugative transposon protein TraM; this translates as MEERENKRISIIVDDETGSNSSNLTDSKSKVDKFKKPLIFGLMGIVFIACLYLIFKPKSSGSAIDEKGLKNVVPEATDKGLQADKQKAYEKEMLDEKEAEKRSSLQSLADYWNNNGDSTTAGEFPGSTASVGNTSGNIGNPGYQNNSLTSYRNAQSTLSSFYQDDDREKLELRRKVDQLQEKLSAKDVPAAPTLNDQLTLMEKSYQMASKYLPSGTQGTDMTAAASFKDSANYNYHKSPSKTEKTESLKVLRKSIVSALYREQDDSTFLASLDGERNHSFLTVGAREKMGIARNSIRAIIMETKTVTADGSVKLRLLEDATIAGYSVPKGTEMEAGTKFQGNRLQLKVSSVEVKGNILPVEILAYDVNGQLGLSVPRSDEINAAGEIAANMSQSSGMNISMSRSAGQQVVGDLTRGLVQGVSGYFSKKIRTVKVTLKAGQQVLLVTKKNN
- a CDS encoding TraL conjugative transposon family protein, with the translated sequence MKNFRNTIESELEKLDNRWQALPLKTQCRYVLILFAFYLTMGIGVLVKVCYDLGKEDRQMEISHIESPSINDGSSARKDSILINYKKYRNGRERE
- the traK gene encoding conjugative transposon protein TraK — encoded protein: MEFKTLRNIENSFRQIRLYAIVFALLCFGVTGFSVWKSYSFANVQREKIYVLDQGKSLMLALSQDAAINRPVMAREHVRRFHELFFTLAPDKAAIESNMKRAFDLADKSAYDYYHDLAEKGYYNRIISGNVQQRIEVDSVVCNFNSYPYAVTTYAKQFIIRSSNLTRRSLVTSCTLLNSVKSDNNPQGFQILKFGVLANKDEEVIER
- the traJ gene encoding conjugative transposon protein TraJ; this translates as MEFNNLHELLRGLYDEMLPMSATMATVAKGVAGLGALFYVALKVWQALSRAEPIDVFPLLRPFAIGMCIMFFPTIVLGTINAVLSPVVQGTHSMLDNQVLDLNKLQEQKDLLEKEATLRNPETAYLVNNEEFDKKLEELGWAPNDLVTMAGMYMDRTAYNMEQATKKWLRELLEILFQAAALVVDTIRTFFLIVLSILGPIAFAISVWDGFQSTLSQWLTRYISVYLWLPVADMFSAMLAKIQSLILERDIEMLNDPTFIPDTSNTVYVIFMIIGIVGYFTIPTVTGWIIQAGGAGNFTRNVSQMAMRSGNVAAAGAGAAIGEVGGQLMGNNQGGQKTK
- a CDS encoding DUF4141 domain-containing protein; the encoded protein is MVLTVAITQKVQAQWVVTDPTNLASGILNSANEIVQTSSTVSNVVKNFNEVKKVYEQGKEYYDKLKAVNNLVKDARKVQQTVLLVGDVSSMYVNNFGKMLNDNNFSPNELMAIGNGYSALLNESTELLKDLKQIVTSSSLSLNDKERMEIIDRVYKEVKEYHSLVRYYTSKNISVSILRAKKQNNTKRVMELYGTDGQKYW